A single region of the Phycisphaerae bacterium RAS1 genome encodes:
- the oppC gene encoding Oligopeptide transport system permease protein OppC → MSGGSSGYWRRFTRNRAGLAGLILLCGMAVACYASLLWSAGASRRTHLGAARQAPLSAALRADPALGASTGQRLVFAALGTDELGRSLLARTLYGGAISLALGLIAAALAVVIGTTYGLIAGYHGGRLDALMMRLVDVLYALPYVLLVMLLTVALGARLERSRLVGGEWARFIVLAIAIASVSWLTTARVVRGQVLSLRQRPFVDAARVLGIPTWRILLRHVLPNIAGPIIVLATLIVPQAILQESFLSFLGVGVLPPQATWGSLAADAVRALNPVQFDWWLFLFPCGALVLTLVSLNFVGDGLRDALAADEMSEA, encoded by the coding sequence ATGAGCGGCGGCTCGTCCGGATACTGGCGGCGCTTCACGCGCAACCGCGCCGGTCTGGCCGGGCTGATCCTGCTGTGCGGCATGGCGGTGGCCTGCTACGCCTCGCTGCTCTGGTCCGCCGGCGCGAGTCGCCGCACGCATCTGGGCGCAGCGCGGCAGGCGCCGCTTTCGGCGGCGCTGCGGGCAGATCCCGCGCTGGGCGCTTCAACCGGCCAGCGGCTCGTCTTCGCGGCGCTGGGCACCGACGAGCTGGGACGAAGCCTGCTGGCGCGGACGCTTTATGGCGGGGCGATTTCGCTGGCGCTGGGGCTGATTGCCGCGGCGCTGGCGGTGGTCATCGGCACGACGTACGGCTTGATTGCGGGCTACCACGGCGGCCGACTGGACGCCCTGATGATGCGGCTCGTCGACGTGCTGTACGCGTTGCCCTACGTGCTCTTGGTCATGCTGCTGACGGTCGCGCTGGGGGCGCGGCTCGAGCGGTCGCGGCTCGTCGGCGGCGAGTGGGCCCGGTTCATCGTACTGGCGATCGCGATCGCCAGCGTAAGCTGGCTGACGACGGCGCGCGTCGTGCGCGGCCAGGTGCTGTCGCTCCGGCAGCGGCCGTTTGTCGACGCCGCCCGTGTGCTCGGAATCCCAACCTGGCGCATCCTGCTGCGGCACGTGCTGCCGAATATCGCCGGACCGATCATCGTGCTCGCGACGCTGATCGTCCCGCAGGCGATCCTGCAGGAGTCATTTCTCAGCTTCCTGGGCGTGGGCGTGTTGCCGCCGCAGGCGACGTGGGGGTCACTCGCGGCCGATGCGGTTCGCGCGCTCAACCCGGTGCAGTTCGATTGGTGGCTGTTCCTGTTTCCCTGCGGAGCGCTGGTGCTGACACTGGTATCGCTGAACTTCGTCGGCGATGGGCTGCGCGACGCGCTGGCAGCGGATGAAATGAGCGAAGCGTGA
- the oppB gene encoding Oligopeptide transport system permease protein OppB: MLGFILRRLLTLPLVFFTVYAGAVLLLMATPGDSLESGSRDLPPEVLAQKRIAYNYDQPWYQRYFWTWPRRLVWDQDLPAHQYEDWTVVEIIRGSLPVSLQLGVLALGLALLLGIASGVAAGVGRGRWFEHITLGVTLLGVCLPTFVIGIVLLLVFGMALKWAPVGGWGRPAQLWLPAITLALPYAAYIARLMRSALRDVYAEDYIRTARAKGLSETRVLLDHALQNALLPVLSYVGPAAASIFTGSFVVERVFTVPGIGTHVVESINNRDQTLILATVMIYAAFLATFNLLVDVLYGVIDPRIRIGARQT, from the coding sequence ATGCTCGGCTTCATTCTCCGCCGGCTGCTGACGCTGCCGCTGGTTTTCTTCACCGTCTACGCCGGTGCGGTGCTCTTGCTGATGGCCACGCCGGGAGACAGCCTCGAATCCGGCTCGCGCGACTTGCCGCCCGAGGTCTTGGCCCAGAAACGCATCGCTTACAACTACGACCAACCCTGGTATCAGCGCTACTTCTGGACCTGGCCGCGGCGGCTGGTCTGGGATCAGGACCTGCCCGCCCATCAGTACGAAGACTGGACCGTGGTCGAGATCATCCGCGGTTCGCTGCCGGTTTCATTGCAGCTCGGCGTACTGGCGCTGGGCCTGGCCTTGCTGCTGGGCATCGCCTCGGGCGTCGCGGCGGGAGTGGGGCGCGGACGCTGGTTCGAGCACATCACGCTCGGCGTCACGCTTCTGGGCGTGTGTTTGCCGACGTTTGTCATCGGCATCGTGCTGCTGCTGGTCTTTGGAATGGCGCTCAAGTGGGCGCCGGTCGGCGGGTGGGGCCGGCCGGCACAGCTCTGGCTCCCGGCCATCACGCTCGCGCTGCCTTACGCCGCCTACATCGCACGGCTGATGCGGTCCGCGCTGCGCGATGTCTACGCGGAGGACTACATCCGCACGGCGCGGGCCAAGGGGCTGAGCGAGACGCGCGTGCTGCTGGATCACGCCTTGCAGAACGCGCTGCTGCCCGTGCTCAGCTACGTTGGCCCGGCGGCCGCCTCGATCTTTACCGGCTCGTTCGTGGTCGAGCGCGTCTTCACCGTTCCCGGTATCGGCACGCACGTGGTCGAGTCGATCAACAACCGCGACCAGACGCTTATCCTCGCCACGGTCATGATCTACGCCGCGTTTCTGGCGACGTTCAATCTGCTTGTGGATGTGCTTTACGGCGTGATCGACCCGCGCATCCGCATCGGAGCACGGCAGACATGA
- a CDS encoding FG-GAP repeat protein produces the protein MLISAMLSVLLHGFADVPPADIKSELPFYFGFGPMQIYKIKPGISQLKLADLNGDGRTDIALWNAYQNRVETFYQDNPDKPSAAPPRKLERNEVPDRGTMRRETVPVAARVASMEIADVTGDKRADLILFGEPRELLILPGKPTGGFAEAVRHRAPEGNPRGGGLACGDFNHDGRTDAALLGDEALLLFLQKPDGGLARPERLAHGIKQPLILLTSDLNGDGRDDLILSADEDDYGAYVFIQEASGGLGALRRLRVPKTRSLTVVRRPDGDDIFSVQYVTNRLMLYRWEPPTAESRAANDWPYRLYSYPVAGSTKRRPLAIGDVTGDGKPDLVAADPDGAQLILLEQGPSGLLPPRLFPGLVKATDVCVADVDGDGKNEVLSASAEEKMIGASKFADGRLSFPTPIPIRGEPQVVAAGTLGGEGAATHMAYLTQVDGESLLYVAPLKGGEGAEVQLGELEDDPAGLRFFDVDQDGRSDLLLFMRGAELRPFLQKSDGSFAALDGPDARSGLVKEASLEGSATVDVTGDGKPELILAQKSLARALVVRDGHWTVVDQFNAEASDAQISGLASLPGAAAGSPTLVMYDRKSRDLLVLDRRDDKTYGVTRTTPVGNFELSAMQSLSVGASQQLLLADARTVALVTPGEATATLVEKHAYESDQKQAFLLDAVVGDLNHDGARDVVVVDGDKANLEILTTQPDGGLIKATRFQVFQGKRFADDPDSRGEPREVLAGDVTGDQIDDIVLLTHDRLIIYPGQ, from the coding sequence ATGCTGATTTCTGCGATGCTCTCCGTTCTGTTGCACGGATTTGCCGACGTGCCGCCCGCCGACATCAAATCCGAGTTGCCCTTCTATTTCGGCTTCGGGCCGATGCAGATCTACAAGATCAAGCCGGGCATCAGCCAGTTGAAACTCGCCGACCTGAACGGCGACGGACGCACCGACATCGCCCTTTGGAACGCCTATCAGAATCGCGTCGAGACGTTCTACCAGGACAATCCCGACAAGCCCTCAGCCGCGCCGCCGCGAAAGCTCGAGCGCAACGAAGTGCCCGACCGCGGGACCATGCGACGCGAAACCGTCCCGGTCGCGGCGCGCGTCGCGTCCATGGAAATCGCCGACGTCACCGGCGACAAACGGGCCGACCTGATCCTCTTCGGCGAACCGCGGGAGCTTCTCATTCTCCCCGGAAAGCCCACCGGCGGATTCGCCGAGGCCGTGCGGCACCGCGCGCCGGAAGGAAATCCGCGCGGCGGCGGCCTGGCCTGCGGCGATTTCAATCACGACGGACGAACCGACGCTGCCCTGCTCGGCGACGAGGCGCTATTGCTGTTCCTGCAAAAGCCCGACGGCGGACTCGCCCGGCCGGAACGCCTCGCACACGGCATCAAGCAGCCGCTCATCCTGCTGACCTCCGACCTCAACGGTGACGGCCGCGACGACCTGATCCTCAGCGCCGATGAAGACGATTACGGCGCGTACGTGTTCATTCAGGAAGCCAGCGGCGGACTCGGAGCGCTGCGCCGCCTTCGCGTCCCGAAAACGCGCAGCCTGACCGTTGTGCGAAGGCCCGATGGCGACGACATCTTTTCCGTTCAATACGTCACCAACCGGCTCATGCTCTACCGCTGGGAGCCGCCCACCGCCGAAAGCCGCGCAGCAAATGACTGGCCCTATCGGCTCTATTCCTACCCCGTCGCCGGCTCGACCAAGCGCCGCCCACTGGCGATCGGCGACGTCACGGGCGACGGCAAGCCCGATCTGGTTGCCGCCGATCCGGACGGCGCCCAGCTCATCCTTCTCGAACAGGGCCCATCCGGGCTGCTCCCGCCGCGCCTGTTCCCCGGGCTGGTGAAGGCCACCGACGTCTGTGTCGCGGATGTGGACGGCGACGGCAAGAACGAAGTTCTCAGCGCCAGCGCCGAGGAAAAGATGATCGGCGCGTCGAAATTCGCCGACGGCCGGCTCAGCTTTCCGACCCCCATTCCGATCCGCGGCGAGCCGCAGGTCGTGGCCGCGGGGACGCTCGGCGGCGAAGGGGCGGCGACGCACATGGCCTATCTGACGCAGGTCGACGGCGAATCGCTGCTCTACGTCGCACCGCTGAAAGGCGGCGAAGGCGCGGAAGTGCAGCTTGGCGAGCTGGAGGACGACCCGGCCGGACTGCGGTTCTTCGACGTTGACCAGGACGGCCGGAGCGATCTGCTGCTCTTCATGCGCGGGGCGGAACTGCGGCCGTTTCTGCAGAAATCGGACGGCTCGTTCGCGGCGCTCGACGGCCCCGACGCCCGCAGCGGACTGGTGAAAGAGGCCAGCCTCGAAGGTTCGGCGACCGTCGACGTCACCGGCGACGGGAAGCCCGAACTCATCCTGGCGCAGAAGTCGCTGGCGCGGGCGTTAGTCGTGCGCGACGGTCACTGGACCGTGGTCGATCAGTTCAACGCCGAGGCCTCCGACGCGCAGATCAGCGGACTGGCCAGCCTGCCCGGCGCCGCCGCCGGAAGCCCGACGCTGGTGATGTATGACCGCAAATCGCGCGACCTGCTGGTGCTCGATCGCCGCGACGACAAGACCTACGGCGTGACGCGGACGACGCCGGTTGGCAACTTCGAATTGAGCGCAATGCAGTCACTCTCGGTCGGCGCCTCACAGCAACTGCTGCTGGCCGACGCGCGCACCGTCGCGCTCGTGACGCCCGGTGAGGCGACCGCCACGCTGGTCGAGAAGCACGCCTACGAATCCGACCAGAAGCAGGCCTTCCTGCTGGACGCGGTCGTGGGCGATCTCAACCACGACGGCGCGCGCGACGTGGTCGTCGTTGACGGCGACAAGGCCAACCTCGAAATCCTGACCACCCAGCCGGACGGCGGGCTGATCAAGGCCACTCGTTTCCAGGTCTTTCAAGGCAAGCGCTTCGCCGACGACCCCGACTCGCGCGGCGAGCCGCGTGAGGTGCTGGCCGGCGACGTCACCGGCGACCAGATCGATGACATCGTGCTTCTGACGCACGATCGGCTGATCATCTACCCCGGGCAGTAG